One genomic segment of Aquipluma nitroreducens includes these proteins:
- the accC gene encoding acetyl-CoA carboxylase biotin carboxylase subunit: MRKINKILIANRGEIAIRIMRTCREMGISTVAVFSDADRTSMHVRYADEAYHIGPASSAESYLNADKIIEVALKVKADAIHPGYGFLSENSVFARKCADNDIKFIGPSPEVINQMGDKIQARLTMIAAGVPVVPGTTESVKTEKDALETIRKIGLPVMVKASAGGGGKGMRLITEEKDIVSLVRSARSEAKSSFGNDAVYVEKYISSPHHIEFQVLGDQHGNFVHLFERECSVQRRHQKMIEETPSPLMTTELRKKMGEYAVEAARAVNYEGAGTIEFLVDNDRNFFFLEMNTRLQVEHPITERVTGIDLVKQQILIAEGQPLSFTQEKLRQSGHAIECRVYAEDSENNFMPNPGKIHNITEPLGFGVRTDGYVYEGYEIPIHYDSMISKLIVWAENRNEAIARMKRALYEYKITGVKTSIKFLERIMDTEDFKSGNYDTNFIEKNKGILLSDEKCPDDCEDMIIIASYIEYLDRLNIAQTSKEMYPAQNRWKKYTYQKNFERL; this comes from the coding sequence ATGCGAAAAATTAATAAAATTTTGATTGCAAACCGTGGCGAAATTGCCATTCGTATCATGCGAACTTGCCGTGAAATGGGAATCTCAACTGTAGCAGTGTTTTCTGATGCCGACCGTACCTCAATGCACGTTCGATACGCCGACGAAGCTTATCATATTGGTCCCGCATCTTCTGCTGAGAGCTATTTAAATGCGGATAAAATAATTGAAGTTGCCTTGAAGGTGAAAGCCGATGCCATTCATCCCGGATATGGTTTTTTATCCGAAAATTCTGTATTTGCAAGAAAATGTGCCGACAATGACATCAAATTTATCGGCCCCTCGCCCGAAGTTATTAACCAGATGGGCGATAAGATCCAGGCCCGTTTAACCATGATTGCTGCAGGTGTTCCGGTTGTTCCCGGAACCACAGAAAGTGTTAAGACAGAAAAGGATGCTCTGGAGACAATCCGAAAAATTGGCCTTCCTGTTATGGTTAAAGCTTCTGCCGGAGGTGGCGGAAAAGGGATGCGGTTGATCACTGAAGAAAAAGATATCGTTTCGTTGGTCAGATCGGCCCGGTCAGAAGCCAAATCGTCATTTGGAAATGATGCCGTTTATGTTGAAAAATATATTTCATCACCTCACCACATCGAATTTCAGGTTTTAGGTGATCAGCACGGAAATTTCGTTCATTTGTTCGAGCGCGAATGTTCTGTTCAACGCAGGCATCAAAAGATGATAGAAGAAACACCTTCGCCACTGATGACAACAGAGCTTCGGAAAAAAATGGGTGAATATGCAGTGGAAGCAGCGCGCGCAGTAAATTATGAAGGTGCCGGAACCATTGAATTTTTGGTTGACAATGACCGGAATTTTTTCTTTCTGGAGATGAATACGCGATTACAGGTAGAACACCCAATTACAGAACGTGTAACCGGAATTGATTTGGTAAAGCAGCAAATTTTAATTGCCGAAGGTCAACCACTATCGTTTACTCAGGAAAAACTAAGACAATCGGGTCATGCTATTGAGTGTCGCGTTTATGCTGAAGATTCGGAAAATAATTTCATGCCAAATCCGGGCAAAATTCACAACATTACTGAACCATTGGGATTTGGAGTCCGCACAGATGGTTATGTTTATGAAGGATATGAAATTCCAATCCACTACGACTCAATGATTTCTAAATTAATCGTTTGGGCCGAAAACAGAAATGAAGCAATCGCGCGAATGAAAAGAGCGCTTTACGAGTATAAAATAACCGGCGTGAAAACTTCCATCAAGTTTCTGGAACGAATAATGGATACAGAAGACTTCAAAAGTGGAAATTACGACACCAACTTTATTGAGAAAAACAAAGGTATTCTGTTATCCGATGAAAAATGTCCGGACGATTGCGAAGACATGATCATTATTGCGTCCTACATTGAATATCTCGACAGGCTTAACATTGCTCAGACCTCAAAAGAAATGTATCCTGCACAAAACCGATGGAAAAAATACACCTACCAAAAAAACTTTGAACGCTTATAA
- a CDS encoding acetyl-CoA carboxylase biotin carboxyl carrier protein subunit, giving the protein MSIEIKIDKRIASVEILKQFENLLEIKVDDKIYQVDLMHNDEGIFSILANGHSFNIELVPQTKPKLYTAYTLYDTYNIEIIDAESRYRRNRSGVSPLASENSIISPMPGKVVKIQVKQGDEVKLGDTLITISAMKMESEYKSPKDGKIAKINVNEGSTVDANQVLIEIV; this is encoded by the coding sequence ATGTCGATAGAAATAAAAATAGATAAAAGAATTGCTTCAGTAGAAATATTAAAACAATTTGAGAACCTTCTCGAAATCAAAGTTGATGACAAAATATATCAGGTCGATTTAATGCACAACGATGAAGGTATATTTTCGATTCTGGCTAACGGGCATTCGTTTAACATTGAGCTAGTTCCGCAAACAAAGCCGAAGCTTTATACTGCTTATACCTTATACGATACGTACAACATTGAAATTATTGATGCTGAATCGCGTTATCGAAGAAACCGTTCAGGGGTATCACCACTGGCTTCTGAAAACTCCATTATTTCTCCAATGCCAGGAAAAGTGGTTAAAATTCAGGTTAAACAGGGCGACGAAGTTAAGCTGGGCGACACGCTTATAACTATTTCTGCCATGAAAATGGAAAGTGAATATAAGTCGCCAAAGGACGGAAAGATTGCCAAAATTAATGTCAACGAAGGAAGTACCGTTGATGCCAATCAAGTATTAATAGAAATCGTTTAA